The proteins below come from a single Metarhizium brunneum chromosome 1, complete sequence genomic window:
- the GGT gene encoding Glutathione hydrolase proenzyme, whose product MFLHHAKFALRLLLATAALAPAVNGQTQCRSRDGPKLGAVASENSICSRIGTRLLEDGGNAVDALVGTVFCVGVTSMYHSGIGGGGFLLLRSPNGTYEFVDFRETAPAAAFEDMYKGNVNASMYGGLASGVPGELRGLEYIHRKYGALKWADVVAPSIKLARFGFPVTEDLVRYMDSTSPNAFLTQDPSWAMDFAPRGFRVRLGETMTRKRYANTLETIASEGADAFYTGAIADATIRALTAANGTMTLEDLGNYTVALREPVQLQYRGYKLTSTNAPSSGVVALSALNILSGYDAFLDPSRSNLSTHLMDEAMKFAYGQRTKLGDPSFVAGLDKYTKDMISPQAGAEVRSKITDQKTFDVSYYDPEGLESLETPGTSHIVAADAAGMSVSMTTTVNLLFGSGLMVPETGVIMNNEMNDFSIPGESNAFGYIPSAANFARPGKRPLSSISPIIAETADGKLYFSIGSAGGSRIITANIQNAIHLLDGNMTVEEALGQPRLHDQLVPSRVSFEYTYNNRTVAYMKSLGYNATWVAPGQSTAQGLRLLPNGTFEAAGEPRQKNSGGFAV is encoded by the exons ATGTTTCTACATCACGCCAAGTTCGCCCTGCGACTGCTTCTCGCAACCGCTGCTCTCGCCCCGGCGGTCAATGGCCAGACGCAATGCCGCAGTCGTGACGGTCCCAAGCTGGGGGCCGTCGCGTCAGAAAACAGCATATGCAGCAGAATAGGAACGCGCCTGCTGgaagacggcggcaatgCCGTCGACGCTCTCGTCGGCACCGTGTTTTGTGTAGGCGTCACGAGCATGTATCACAGCggaatcggcggcggcggctttcTCTTGCTGAGATCGCCAAACGGCACCTACGAATTTGTCGACTTCCGGGAAACGGCGCCCGCGGCCGCCTTTGAAGACATGTACAAGGGAAACGTCAACGCAAGTATGTACGGCGGCTTGGCCAG CGGAGTGCCTGGCGAGTTGAGAGGCTTGGAATACATCCACAGGAAATACGGCGCTCTGAAATGGGCTGATGTCGTGGCACCTTCGATCAAGCTCGCGCGTTTCGGGTTCCCCGTGACTGAGGACCTGGTCCGGTACATGGACTCGACGTCTCCAAACGCATTCCTCACCCAAGACCCGTCTTGGGCCATGGATTTCGCCCCCCGGGGATTTCGTGTGCGCTTGGGCGAAACCATGACGCGAAAGCGGTATGCAAACACACTCGAGACCATTGCCAGCGAGGGCGCCGATGCCTTCTACACGGGTGCCATCGCAGACGCGACGATTCGGGCTCTCACGGCCGCCAACGGAACCATGACCCTGGAGGACCTCGGGAATTATACCGTTGCCCTTCGGGAACCGGTCCAACTACAATATCGTGGATACAAACTCACCAGCACAAACGCTCCCTCGAGTGGCGTCGTCGCTCTCAGCGCCTTGAACATCTTGAGCGGATATGACGCCTTTTTAGATCCAAGCCGATCGAATCTGTCCACACACCTCATGGATGAAGCCATGAAATTCGCGTATGGCCAGCGTACCAAACTCGGCGATCCGTCCTTTGTTGCAGGCCTGGACAAGTACACCAAGGACATGATTTCTCCCCAGGCAGGCGCCGAGGTTCGCTCCAAGATAACCGACCAAAAGACTTTTGACGTGTCGTACTACGACCCGGAAGGCCTCGAGTCTCTAGAAACACCGGGAACATCGCACATTGTCGCCGCAGACGCCGCGGGCATGTCCGTGTCCATGACCACAACCGTCAACCTCCTCTTCGGGTCGGGCCTCATGGTCCCCGAAACCGGCGTCATCATGAACAATGAAATGAACGACTTTAGCATCCCCGGGGAAAGCAACGCCTTCGGATACATCCCCAGCGCGGCCAACTTTGCCCGGCCGGGAAAGCGCCCGCTGTCGTCCATTTCCCCCATCATTGCCGAGACGGCAGACGGCAAGCTGTATTTCTCTATTGGTTCCGCGGGGGGGAGTCGTATTATTACGGCGAATATCCAGAACGCGATCCACCTGCTGGACGGCAACATGACGGTCGAAGAGGCCTTGGGGCAGCCGAGACTCCATGATCAGCTTGTCCCGAGCCGAGTGAGTTTCGAGTACACGTACAACAACCGGACGGTGGCGTATATGAAGTCTCTGGGGTACAATGCCACGTGGGTTGCTCCGGGACAGAGCACGGCACAGGGATTGCGGCTATTGCCCAATGGAACATTTGAGGCGGCTGGGGAGCCGAGACAGAAGAACTCTGGGGGTTTCGCCGTATAG
- the glcA_0 gene encoding Glucan endo-1,3-beta-glucosidase A1, producing MVNHRALLSLLAFAHSTTAWGAPGYGGFTLRWQDSFPGAAGTSPNTGNWNLVDGYLNVNNELQRYSPSTRNLQISGGQTVQLVPWRDGSTRMGWTSGRMESRYVFTPDAGRVTRVEAALRFGGAPQPAKQGIWPAFWLLGDSIRHGVQWPTGGELDIMERVNGLWTGYGTVHCGYSASGGPCNEPNGFGGAVGIPDDGWHVWRLEFDRRSGDWAQQTITWFMDGRQFHQISGARIGDYNLWVALCQRPQFFILNLAVGGNWPGYPNGNTQDGYGSMMEVAYVAHYST from the exons atGGTCAACCACCGAGCCCTCCTGAGCCTCCTGGCCTTTGCCCATTCCACCACGGCCTGGGGCGCCCCTGGATACGGCGGCTTCACTCTCCGATGGCAAGACTCGTTCCCCGGCGCGGCGGGCACCAGCCCCAACACAGGCAACTGGAATCTGGTCGACGGCTACCTCAACGTCAACAACGAGCTGCAGCGGTACTCGCCCAGCACGCGCAACCTCCAGATCAGCGGCGGCCAGACGGTGCAGCTCGTCCCCTGGCGCGACGGCTCGACGCGCATGGGATGGACCTCGGGCCGCATGGAGAGCCGGTACGTCTTCACCCCGGACGCCGGCCGCGTCACCCGGGTCGAGGCGGCCCTCCGGTTCGGGGGCGCGCCGCAGCCCGCAAAGCAGGGCATCTGGCCGGCCTTCTGGCTGCTCGGCGACTCGATCCGCCACGGGGTCCAGTGGCCTACCGGCGGCGAGCTCGACATCATGGAGCGCGTCAACGGCCTCTGGACCGGCTACGGCACCGTCCACTGCGGCTACTCGGCCAGCGGCGGCCCCTGCAACGAGCCCaacggcttcggcggcgccgtcggcatCCCGGACGACGGGTGGCACGTCTGGCGTCTCGAGTTTGACCGCCGCAGCGGCGACTGGGCGCAGCAGACTATCACCTGGTTCATGGATGGCCGGCAGTTCCACCAGATCAGCGGTGCTCGCATCGGCGACTATAACCTGTGGGTTGCGCTCTGCCAGAGGCCCCAGTTCTTCATTCTGaatcttgccgtcggcggcaacTGG CCCGGCTATCCCAATGGTAATACCCAGGACGGCTATGGTAGTATGATGGAGGTTGCGTACGTCGCTCACTACAGCACCTAA
- the ptlF gene encoding 1-deoxy-11-beta-hydroxypentalenate dehydrogenase codes for MPATAVFASGSSALITGGASGVGLAIAKLCRSKGMNILLVDVNAEALQTAKKQLVGEDDAGSDVVTAAADVSNPHAWTELSKTATSAFSTIELLVLNAGVGARGTWGDGEYFNKIFQTNLFGVVYGINAFLPVVRQASETRPTAIVITGSKQGITNPPGNPAYNASKSAVKTLAEHLSWDLRGTNTSVHLLVPGWTFTGMTRGGNTEKPAGAWAPQQVAEYLYRKMQDDKFYVICPDNDVSEETDKKRMLWSVGDIVNERPPLTRWRDEWKREAEETMAKTNV; via the exons ATGCCCGCAACCGCCGTCTTCGCATCCGGATCCTCGGCCCTCATCACTGGCGGCGCATCTGGCGTCGGCCTGGCCATTGCAAAGCTCTGTCGCAGCAAGGGCATGAACATTCTCCTCGTAGACGTAAACGCCGAGGCTCTCCAAACCgccaagaagcagctcgttggcgaagacgacgccgggTCCGATGTCGTCACGGCCGCAGCCGACGTCAGCAACCCGCATGCCTGGACAGAGTTGAGCAAGACTGCCACCTCGGCATTCAGCACCATCGAGCTTCTCGTTCTTAACGCCGGCGTCGGTGCGAGGGGAACCTGGGGAGACGGCGAGTATTTCAACAAG ATTTTTCAGACGAACCTTTTTGGTGTCGTCTACGGAATTAACGCCTTCCTGCCCGTGGTCCGGCAAGCTTCCGAGACGAGGCCTACTGCTATTGTCATTACGGGAAGTAAGCAGGGCATCACGAATCCGCCGGGAAACCCGGCCTACAATGCATCCAAGTCTGCTGTGAAAACTCTGGCTGAGCATCTCAGTTGGGACTTGAGAGGCACCAATACCAGCGTCCACTTACTCGTCCCAGGATGGACGTTTACCGGAATG ACCCGTGGGGGAAATACGGAAAAGCCCGCGGGTGCGTGGGCTCCTCAACAGGTAGCCGAGTATTTGTATCGCAAGATGCAGGATGACAAGTTTTATGTTATATGCCCCGATAATGATGTTTCAGAGGAAACTGATAAAAAGAGAATGCTCTGGTCGGTGGGGGACATTGTGAATGAGAGACCACCTCTTACAAGATGGCGTGACGAGTGGAAAAGGGAAGCAGAGGAAACCATGGCTAAAACAAATGTATAA
- the MFS2_2 gene encoding MFS siderochrome iron transporter 1 — MGLVSKAQPVAMAVSANPEKPENNVCDSESTDATGNRLNRGKVQSGVARIEATTKIWSKSHLITAYAMIWFLYFVKSIEEVVVFSMDPFVTSAFNKHSITPAIQIVAIIIGGLSYIPLAKILDTWGRPQGLTLTVFIWVIGLIMMAACNNVETFAAAKVFNAVGSQGVSYCVTIFIADTSSLLNRPLMLAFATSPYIITTWVGGPVTESVLAGPGWRWGFGIWTIITPVVILPLSFLFLYNDRKAVKAGLIERRTGWITPRDVWDYIIAVDLAGIMLLAGGMALFLLPFSIWSYQAEQWRSPLIICMLVFGAVLLVAFVLWEKFLAPVSFIPYELLLDRTVFSAGVSFVFIYASGSIWRGYFYSMLLVVWDTGITKATYISNIYRVGSCFAAVIIGLIVHKVGKFKWVSTYYALPLTILGVGLMIKFRQASEDIGYVIMTQIFVAFAGGPMVVAGEMAMMAPSDHQHVAVIMAMLNLFCSIGSAVGSTISSAIWTGTFREELINNLPPGSPIDEIYGQVRKQASYPVGSEMRNGISAAYSQTQRYMLITSVCLLVVGWGCTWLWRDIKLSKIKQVSGTVV, encoded by the exons ATGGGACTCGTCTCCAAAGCGCAGCCGGTAGCGATGGCCGTCTCGGCGAATCCTGAAAAGCCAGAAAACAATGTCTGTGACTCCGAGTCCACAGACGCAACTGGCAACCGCCTCAACAGGGGAAAGGTACAGTCTGGCGTCGCTCGCATCGAGGCCACCACCAAGATCTGGTCCAAGTCGCACCTCATCACCGCCTATGCCAT GATCTGGTTCCTCTACTTTGTCAAGTCCATCGAGGAAGTGGTCGTCTTCAGCATGGATCCATTCGTCACCAGCGCCTTCAACAAACACTCTATTACTCCTGCGATTCAGATcgtggccatcatcatcggcggcCTGAGCTACATCCCTCTCGCCAAGATCCTGGATACTTGGGGCCGACCGCAGGGCCTGACCCTGACCGTCTTCATCTGGGTCATTGGCCTGATTATGATGGCGGCTTGCAATAATGTGGAAACGTTTGCTGCTGCCAAAGTCTTCAACGCTGTTGG TTCCCAGGGCGTCTCGTATTGTGTCACCATCTTCATTGCCGATACGTCGTCGCTTCTCAACCGGCCGCTCATGCTTGCCTTTGCCACATCGCCGTACATCATCACGACCTGGGTCGGCGGCCCGGTCACTGAAAGTGTGCTCGCGGGTCCCGGATGGCGATGGGGGTTTGGCATCTGGACCATTATCACCCCCGTTGTCATCTTGCCTCTGTCGTTCCTGTTCCTCTACAACGACAGAAaagccgtcaaggccggccTCATTGAGAGACGCACCGGCTGGATTACCCCCCGGGACGTGTGGGACTACATTATTGCTGTGGATTTGGCTGGAATCATGTTGCTCGCGGGTGGCATGGCGCTCTTCCTTCTGCCCTTTAGTATCTGGTCCTATCAGGCGGAGCAGTGGCGCTCTCCGTTGATTATTTGCATGCTGGTCTTTGGCGCCGTCCTGCTCGTCGCCTTTGTCCTGTGGGAGAAGTTCCTCGCCCCCGTCAGCTTCATCCCCTatgagctgctgctggaccGCACCGTCTTTTCCGCCGGCGTGAGCTTCGTCTTCATCTACGCCAGTGGCTCTATATGGAGAGGCTACTTCTACTCCATGCTTCTTGTCGTTTGGGATACTggcatcaccaaggccacgTATATCAGCAACATTTACCGTGTTGGGTCCTGCTTCGCAGCCGTCATTATCGGCCTCATTGTCCACAAGGTCGGAAAGTTCAAGTGGGTTTCTACGTATTACGCGCTGCCTCTTACTATCCTGGGGGTCGGGCTCATGATCAAGTTCCGCCAGGCCTCGGAGGACATTGGATACGTGATCATGACGCAGATTTTTGTTGCCTTTGCCGGAGGACCCATGGTTGTCGCGGGtgagatggccatgatggcgccgTCCGACCACCAGCATGTGgctgtcatcatggccatgctcAACCTCTTCTGCAGCATCGGGTCTGCCGTCGGCAGCACCATATCGTCGGCCATCTGGACTGGAACTTTCCGAGAGGAGCTGATCAACAACCTACCCCCTGGGTCTCCCATTGATGAGATTTACGGACAGGTCAGGAAGCAAGCGTCATACCCTGTGGGGTCTGAGATGAGAAATGGAATCTCTGCTGCCTATTCTCAGACTCAGCGGTATATGCTCATCACAAGTGTATGCTTGCTCGTGGTTGGATGGGGCTGCACCTGGCTGTGGAGGGACATTAAGCTCAGCAAGATCAAACAGGTGTCTGGGACCGTCGTCTAA
- the BGLR gene encoding Beta-glucuronidase, whose translation MPSDQEAAYAIFERGNLKRLMVINMHGYNTTKDGAGTEPLPNPPGRMSRGFSFAARNLARDVSIREQRHMANGSDAITGVTFDGWSYNWELDNGKPVRLDNVTTGETVRSKQGVITVMVPDKMVVVVVVVVVVVEKTLDEDGALESRSS comes from the coding sequence ATGCCATCTGACCAGGAAGCAGCGTACGCAATTTTCGAACGCGGAAACCTCAAGCGTCTCATGGTCATCAACATGCACGGATACAACACGACCAAAGACGGGGCCGGCACGGAGCCACTGCCGAACCCTCCAGGAAGAATGAGCCGGGGTTTTTCGTTTGCGGCGCGAAACCTGGCGCGGGATGTGTCGATTCGTGAACAGCGACACATGGCAAACGGCAGTGATGCTATTACCGGAGTGACGTTTGATGGGTGGAGTTATAACTGGGAGTTGGACAATGGGAAACCTGTTAGACTAGACAACGTTACGACCGGGGAGACGGTGAGATCGAAACAAGGAGTCATTACAGTCATGGTCCCTGAtaagatggtggtggtggtggtagtggtGGTAGTGGTGGTTGAAAAGACTCTGGATGAGGACGGAGCTTTGGAATCTAGATCAAGTTAA
- the cslA gene encoding Chondroitinase-AC has product MRTLLGYLVLAGSGILNGVHAASRDDELALISKRRIADLAQFPDPTWFSQISAWLDTQKSDGTWPDVNYMSGCAAQRANWPIQVHWNRIITFAAAWSGANPAVAQNWTRNDNLMEAISRGLEYWFSNDYTPADCMGNGGKATGGCPCGTPGLWNTNWYGQAILIPQLCSTACLLLKDANLTKDITSGCERIPRRSYDLRDGVYGSGGRMTGANAVLVMQNSASLALYSNNATILQDAYARAMSVMTYADKTMEDGIHRDGTFLQHNGILYNGNYGKDLFNAFIQLEGEAIGTSFAAGNATRDAIAAQVRGNEWMIFVDQQTKQEHWDFNAIGRFVAFPTQDLQANADINFNTTKLAGAVADFAGANNVSDTIRRLKSNGTEKLVGNKGFWASDYMVHRTKSFVLGNKMLSTRSRNTESVNSANPYGYHLGQGTLFSYVEGNEYKDIMGAWDWNLIPGTTTLLNHTSLSAGASANVGKKDFVGVVSNGRVGAAVQEYADPLDGSISYRKAWFYQDDFVLITTQDIKKTVPDASVVTVLDNRASAHGNIWVDGRNVQADGGRTARGKTLFYGGNGYLSYGKAFDLTLFEGKRTGNWSEISTSPAGVTTVSIFSAYATIADTCSAYAVFPASSRGRLAKELEKPSASPIIQSGISGAVGSGRLSLVFWPGGDGSIKLSLREIGWAESGSVNITSAQPGSYLFSGTGKRGKGMTLVVTLSDPTQKAASASFSLNFDGARAKLGAVAADEGRSGNETEVKYTVDLPTGGMAGSSTSRKMYVEFR; this is encoded by the exons ATGCGGACTCTCTTGGGATATCTGGTCTTGGCTGGCTCTGGCATCCTCAATGGTGTTCATGCGGCCAGCCGAGACGACGAGCTTGCGCTCATTTCAAAGCGTCGCATTGCTGACCTGGCGCAGTTCCCTGACCCGACGTGGTTCAGTCAAATATCAGCCTGGTTGGACACTCAGAAGAGTGACGGAACTTGGCCCGACGTCAACTACATGTCGGGATGTGCAGCTC AACGCGCCAATTGGCCGATTCAAGTCCACTGGAATAGAATCATCACCTTCGCAGCCGCGTGGTCTGGCGCCAACCCGGCTGTCGCACAGAATTGGACTAGGAACGACAACCTCATGGAGGCTATTTCCAGGGGCTTGGAGTATTGGTTCAGCAACGACTATACTCCAGCTGACTGTATGGGAAATGGCGGGAAAGC GACTGGAGGCTGCCCATGCGGTACGCCTGGTTTGTGGAACACG AACTGGTATGGTCAGGCTATCCTGATCCCGCAGTTGTGCTCAACTGCGTGCTTGCTCTTGAAGGACGCAAACCTAACCAAGGACATAACTTCTGGATGCGAGCGTATTCCTCGCAGGTCGTACGACTTGAGAGATGGAGTCTACGGCAGCGGTGGCCGTATGACTGGCGCCAAT GCGGTGCTGGTAATGCAAAACTCGGCCAGTCTGGCTTTGTACTCGAACAACGCCACCATACTGCAAGATGCTTATGCCAGGGCTATGTCCGTCATGACA TACGCCGACAAGACAATGGAAGATGGAATCCACAGGGACGGCACGTTCCTTCAGCACAACGGCATTCTGTATAACGGCAACTACGGCAAAGATCTT TTCAATGCCTTTATTCAACTTGAAGGTGAAGCAATCGGCACCTCATTCGCAGCTGGAAATGCCACCCGagacgccatcgccgcccaAGTAAGGGGCAATGAGTGGATGATCTTTGTTGACCAGCAAACAAAACAGGAACACTGGGACTTT aaTGCCATCGGCCGGTTTGTCGCATTTCCCACGCAGGACCTCCAAGCAAACGCCGACATCAActtcaacaccaccaagctcGCCGGCGCGGTTGCCGATTTCGCGGGTGCGAATAATGTCAGTGACACGATTCGACGCTTAAAGTCCAATGGAACCGAAAAGTTGGTTGGCAACAAGGGCTTCTGGGCCAGCGACTACATG GTCCATCGAACCAAGTCCTTTGTGCTCGGCAACAAAATGCTCTCCACGCGGTCCCGCAACACCGAGTCCGTAAACTCTGCCAATCCGTACGGATATCACCTCGGCCAGGGCACCCTCTTCTCGTACGTCGAGGGCAACGAGTACAAAGACATCATGGGAGCGTGGGACTGGAACCTCATCCCCGGAACCACGACCCTGCTCAACCACACCAGTTTATCAGCGGGCGCGTCGGCCAATGTCGGAAAGAAGGACTTTGTCGGGGTCGTCAGCAACGGCAGGGTCGGGGCCGCGGTCCAAGAGTACGCCGATCCTCTGGACGGAAGCATCTCCTACCGCAAGGCGTGGTTCTACCAGGACGACTTTGTGCTCATAACCACGCAGGACATCAAAAAGACTGTGCCGGACGCGTCCGTCGTCACCGTCTTGGATAATCGCGCCTCCGCCCACGGAAATATCTGGGTGGACGGGAGGAATGTGCAAGCCGACGGTGGCAGGACGGCCCGGGGCAAGACCCTTTTCTACGGAGGAAACGGATACCTCTCGTACGGCAAGGCTTTTGACCTGACGCTATTTGAGGGCAAGCGGACGGGCAATTGGTCCGAGATATCAACTTCACCGGCTGGCGTGACCACCGTGTCTATATTCTCGGCATATGCCACCATCGCTGATACTTGCAGCGCGTATGCCGTGTTCCCGGCATCCAGCCGCGGCCGActtgccaaggagctggagaagccgtcggcctcgcccaTCATCCAGAGCGGCATCAGCGGCGCCGTGGGATCCGGTAGGCTGAGTCTTGTCTTTTGGCCAGGCGGCGACGGGAGCATCAAGCTGAGCCTTCGGGAGATTGGCTGGGCGGAATCGGGCTCTGTAAACATCACCTCTGCCCAGCCTGGCTCGTACCTTTTTTCCGGCACCGGCAAGCGCGGCAAGGGCATGACGCTGGTGGTTACGCTGTCCGACCCGACCCAGAAggcggcttcggcttctTTTTCGCTGAATTTTGACGGAGCGAGGGCTAAGCTGGGCGCCGTGGCGGCAGATGAGGGTAGATCCGGCAACGAGACCGAGGTCAAGTATACGGTGGATCTGCCGACTGGTGGCATGGCAGGATCGTCGACATCACGAAAGATGTACGTGGAGTTTAGATGA
- the BGLR gene encoding Beta-glucuronidase, with protein sequence MTISTRGSMNPTSAQGPTRPRGWSARDFADEWLDGTRGIIKQMRKHCPELADFGFMAPSYDDRVSNLNATQVWGYGLDKYGSVKWYSVHK encoded by the coding sequence ATGACAATCTCGACGCGTGGGAGTATGAACCCGACTTCTGCTCAGGGACCTACCCGTCCCAGGGGTTGGAGTGCCAGGGACTTTGCTGATGAGTGGCTCGACGGGACGCGTGGGATCATCAAGCAGATGCGAAAGCATTGCCCGGAACTTGCGGATTTCGGGTTCATGGCACCGTCATACGACGATCGTGTGAGTAACCTGAATGCCACCCAGGTTTGGGGCTATGGACTCGACAAGTATGGCAGCGTCAAGTGGTATTCTGTTCACAAGTAA